A genome region from Sphingobacteriaceae bacterium GW460-11-11-14-LB5 includes the following:
- a CDS encoding PAS domain-containing sensor histidine kinase, with product MKIKTKLRLGFGFLFIIVLSFGLIALFYLNELSDKSKVILKDNYKSLKYVAAMRNVIDQHPFPLNSTQQAIFTENLKNEGLNITEPGEKAAFQKLEIAFNVLNDSKSSAIKANSIKDLRVALQNIEQVNMKAIYDKNELANEASSRANLYIMIAATLSFIILFTFIVNFPGFVANPLAEFSAAIKQISRKNYKQRLHFENDDEFTELADSFNGMVVKLNEWENSNLSKIKSEKSRIEAIIAQMQDAIIGLNEKGEVLFLNHLAAKLMSLDEDKVIGQNVAELMQKNELLKRIIKPETNDNTLKIYADDKESYFLLENREIIIPNYEEQDENTLIASSKSAGSVYTLKNITQFKELDEAKTNFIATVSHELKTPLSSIKMSLKLLNDERVGGMNDEQHELLNHIQEDSDRLLKITSELLDLSQVETGNLKLTFAITKPEEIVQYAIDAVKFQAEQKSIELVLNCDQNLPNVNADIQKTAWVMVNFLSNALRYSSEKSKVIIDIFQKDKFIEFSVRDFGKGIDEKYQKRLFDRYFQVPTDGQNKSGSGLGLAISKDFIEAENGKIWVVSAIGEGSKFCFSLPVVE from the coding sequence ATGAAAATCAAGACCAAACTCCGCCTCGGATTCGGGTTTCTCTTTATAATCGTTTTATCCTTCGGATTAATTGCGCTCTTTTACTTGAATGAGCTTTCCGACAAATCGAAGGTGATCCTTAAAGACAACTACAAATCGCTGAAATATGTTGCCGCCATGCGCAATGTAATCGATCAGCATCCTTTTCCATTAAACAGCACGCAACAGGCAATATTTACTGAAAACCTAAAAAATGAGGGTTTAAACATTACCGAACCCGGTGAAAAAGCGGCTTTCCAGAAATTAGAAATCGCTTTTAATGTGCTTAACGATTCGAAATCATCAGCCATTAAAGCAAACAGCATCAAAGATTTACGCGTAGCGCTCCAAAATATCGAGCAGGTAAATATGAAAGCCATTTACGACAAAAATGAGCTGGCCAACGAAGCTTCCTCAAGAGCCAACCTGTACATTATGATTGCGGCGACCTTGAGCTTTATTATACTCTTTACTTTTATTGTCAATTTCCCTGGTTTTGTGGCCAATCCATTGGCCGAATTTAGTGCTGCCATTAAACAGATCAGTCGTAAAAATTACAAACAACGTTTGCATTTCGAAAATGATGATGAGTTTACCGAACTGGCAGACTCCTTTAACGGAATGGTGGTTAAGTTAAACGAATGGGAAAACAGTAACTTATCTAAAATTAAATCAGAAAAATCGCGCATCGAGGCCATTATTGCTCAAATGCAGGATGCCATTATTGGCCTAAATGAAAAAGGTGAGGTGTTATTCTTAAATCACCTGGCTGCCAAGTTAATGAGTCTGGATGAAGATAAGGTTATTGGTCAGAATGTGGCCGAACTGATGCAAAAAAACGAGCTGCTTAAACGGATCATTAAACCCGAAACGAATGACAATACCTTAAAAATTTATGCCGATGATAAAGAATCTTATTTCCTGCTGGAAAACCGCGAAATTATCATCCCAAATTATGAAGAACAGGACGAAAATACATTAATTGCCTCATCTAAATCTGCCGGGAGTGTTTACACTTTAAAAAACATTACCCAGTTTAAAGAACTCGATGAAGCCAAAACAAATTTTATCGCTACGGTTTCACACGAGTTAAAAACACCGTTATCGTCTATCAAAATGAGTTTGAAATTGCTTAACGATGAGCGTGTAGGTGGGATGAATGACGAGCAGCACGAACTACTCAACCACATCCAAGAAGATAGTGACCGACTGCTCAAAATCACCAGCGAACTTCTAGATCTTTCGCAAGTAGAAACGGGTAATTTAAAACTTACTTTTGCCATCACCAAACCAGAAGAAATTGTTCAATATGCCATCGATGCGGTTAAGTTTCAGGCCGAGCAAAAATCAATTGAACTGGTACTCAACTGCGATCAGAATTTACCGAACGTGAATGCCGATATCCAGAAAACAGCCTGGGTAATGGTTAACTTTTTATCCAATGCCTTGCGTTATAGTTCCGAAAAATCGAAGGTAATCATCGATATTTTCCAAAAGGATAAATTTATAGAATTCTCGGTACGCGATTTTGGGAAAGGTATTGACGAAAAATACCAGAAACGACTATTCGACAGGTATTTTCAGGTGCCTACGGATGGTCAGAATAAATCAGGCTCCGGATTGGGACTGGCCATTTCTAAAGATTTTATTGAAGCCGAAAACGGAAAAATATGGGTGGTAAGCGCCATTGGCGAAGGCAGTAAATTTTGTTTTAGTTTGCCTGTTGTGGAGTAG
- a CDS encoding acyl-CoA thioesterase — translation MPRTKNHIELQFLSEPSDVNYGGKVHGGMMMKWIDQAAFACALQWSQTYCVTVYVGGIRFFHPVHIGHLVKMEARIIYTGKTSMHIAVDAFSKPVGQTDFVKNTHCIIVFVAVDDDGQPKAIPAFKPKTEKEIAMHGYAVKLMELRKSIDKEMEPYIV, via the coding sequence ATGCCCAGAACCAAAAACCATATCGAACTTCAATTTTTAAGCGAACCTTCTGACGTTAATTATGGCGGTAAGGTACATGGAGGTATGATGATGAAATGGATTGATCAGGCTGCTTTTGCCTGTGCTTTACAATGGAGCCAGACTTATTGTGTAACGGTTTATGTTGGTGGAATCAGGTTTTTTCACCCTGTTCATATCGGTCACCTGGTTAAAATGGAAGCACGTATTATTTATACAGGCAAAACCAGTATGCACATTGCTGTTGATGCTTTTTCTAAACCAGTAGGGCAGACCGATTTTGTTAAGAATACACATTGTATTATTGTTTTTGTAGCCGTTGACGATGATGGACAACCAAAGGCAATCCCAGCTTTTAAACCCAAAACCGAAAAAGAAATTGCCATGCATGGTTATGCCGTTAAATTAATGGAACTACGTAAAAGCATTGATAAGGAAATGGAACCTTATATTGTGTAA